Proteins from a single region of Sphingomonas swuensis:
- a CDS encoding AtpZ/AtpI family protein: MAEEGPGQDDRLPADARLDSLEQRLAEAQKKEAVRTGKGPAQDANEQLGNRVLATLIGGLLGGTIVGWALDQLLGTWPMLFITLMVLGTVSGFWSIIKMSNAKTKRDQ; encoded by the coding sequence ATGGCGGAAGAAGGCCCCGGGCAGGACGACAGGCTTCCCGCCGATGCGCGGCTCGACAGTCTCGAACAGAGGCTGGCCGAAGCGCAGAAGAAGGAAGCGGTCAGGACCGGCAAGGGACCGGCCCAGGATGCCAATGAGCAGCTGGGCAATCGGGTTCTCGCCACCCTGATCGGCGGACTGCTGGGCGGAACGATCGTCGGCTGGGCACTCGACCAGCTGCTCGGTACGTGGCCGATGCTCTTTATCACGTTGATGGTGCTCGGCACCGTCAGCGGGTTTTGGAGCATCATCAAGATGTCGAACGCTAAGACCAAGAGGGACCAATAG
- a CDS encoding YnbE family lipoprotein: protein MRRTLILSLPLAAALAGCVNVRTPEKPIEINLNVAIRQEVLVRMQRDVDTLINQNPEAFPQRPAVPANPQGQR, encoded by the coding sequence ATGAGACGAACCCTGATCCTGAGCCTGCCGCTCGCTGCGGCGCTTGCCGGCTGCGTCAACGTGCGCACCCCCGAGAAGCCAATCGAGATCAACCTCAATGTCGCCATCCGCCAGGAGGTTCTGGTGCGGATGCAGCGCGACGTCGACACGCTGATCAATCAGAACCCCGAGGCCTTCCCGCAGCGGCCCGCAGTGCCGGCGAACCCGCAGGGACAGCGATGA
- a CDS encoding F0F1 ATP synthase subunit C → MDAEAAKLLGAGLAAIGVGMAALGVGNVFGSFLESALRNPAAADSQQGRLFIGFAAAELLGLLAFVVAMILLFVA, encoded by the coding sequence ATGGACGCAGAAGCCGCAAAGCTGCTCGGTGCTGGTCTCGCCGCCATCGGCGTCGGCATGGCCGCGCTTGGCGTGGGTAACGTCTTCGGCTCGTTCCTCGAGAGCGCGCTTCGCAACCCGGCCGCCGCCGACAGCCAGCAAGGCCGTCTGTTCATCGGCTTCGCCGCTGCCGAGCTTCTCGGCCTGCTGGCGTTCGTCGTTGCCATGATCCTGCTGTTCGTCGCCTAA
- a CDS encoding F0F1 ATP synthase subunit A — translation MAAESGKIDPMHQFQVEPLFGHDWSIAGHSIAFTNSSLWMLFTLAAIWLFMLGGMKRELVPGRWQVAVEGVTGFITNMMEANVGPQGRKYVPYVFSLFMFILVANILGMLPLGLIPGVHPFTVTSHLTVTGVLAIVSFAIVLVVGFARHGLHFFSLFVPHGTPGPMIPFIFLVELFSFLVRPFSLALRLFVAMTAGHILLKVLAGFVINGANAEALWVAPVVSIPSLILMIGISALELLVAAIQAYVFALLTSLYLNDAINLH, via the coding sequence GTGGCCGCCGAATCGGGCAAGATCGATCCGATGCACCAGTTCCAGGTCGAACCCCTGTTCGGCCATGACTGGAGCATTGCGGGCCACTCGATCGCCTTCACTAACAGCTCACTGTGGATGCTGTTCACGCTCGCCGCCATCTGGCTGTTCATGCTTGGCGGCATGAAGCGCGAACTGGTGCCCGGCCGCTGGCAGGTCGCGGTCGAAGGCGTCACCGGTTTCATCACCAACATGATGGAAGCCAACGTCGGGCCGCAGGGACGCAAGTACGTCCCCTACGTATTCTCGCTCTTCATGTTCATCCTGGTCGCCAACATCCTCGGCATGCTGCCGCTGGGCCTCATCCCGGGCGTCCATCCCTTCACGGTGACGAGCCACCTGACCGTCACCGGCGTGCTCGCGATCGTCTCCTTCGCGATTGTCCTGGTGGTCGGCTTCGCTCGCCACGGCCTGCACTTCTTCAGCCTGTTCGTGCCCCACGGCACGCCCGGCCCGATGATCCCCTTCATCTTCCTGGTCGAGCTTTTCAGCTTCCTGGTCCGCCCCTTCAGCCTGGCGCTGCGACTGTTCGTCGCGATGACCGCCGGCCACATCCTCCTGAAGGTGCTGGCAGGTTTCGTGATCAACGGCGCCAATGCCGAGGCGCTCTGGGTCGCTCCCGTGGTGAGCATCCCGAGCCTAATCCTGATGATCGGCATCAGCGCGCTCGAGCTGCTGGTCGCTGCCATCCAGGCCTATGTCTTCGCGCTGCTGACGAGCCTCTATCTCAACGACGCGATCAACCTTCACTAA
- a CDS encoding ATPase, protein MPQIAQIPEIFASQLFWLVITFGLLFLVVGLGMVPKIQGTVDLRDSRIAADLQTAASARETANRLEADYRAALDRSRAEAARVAAEAKATAAQATEARVKAADASAQVKLEDASRRIAEARSSAQAEIEAVAAEAAAAMVSRVAGLTVDEGTARAAVQQELVRG, encoded by the coding sequence GTGCCGCAAATCGCGCAAATTCCGGAGATCTTCGCCTCCCAGCTGTTCTGGCTGGTGATCACCTTCGGGCTGCTCTTCCTGGTCGTTGGATTGGGCATGGTTCCCAAGATCCAGGGCACGGTCGATCTGCGTGACAGCCGCATCGCGGCCGACCTCCAGACTGCCGCGAGCGCCCGCGAGACCGCGAATCGTCTCGAGGCGGATTATCGTGCGGCGCTCGACCGCAGCCGGGCCGAGGCGGCCCGTGTTGCGGCTGAGGCCAAGGCGACGGCCGCCCAGGCGACCGAAGCCCGGGTCAAGGCCGCCGATGCCTCGGCGCAGGTCAAGCTCGAGGACGCATCGCGGCGCATCGCCGAGGCGCGTTCCTCGGCGCAGGCCGAGATCGAGGCGGTCGCCGCCGAGGCCGCCGCCGCCATGGTCAGCCGTGTCGCTGGCCTCACCGTCGACGAGGGCACCGCCCGCGCCGCCGTCCAGCAGGAGCTCGTCCGTGGCTGA
- a CDS encoding intermembrane phospholipid transport protein YdbH family protein, with protein sequence MPRLLGLILVGLLLLLVAVALVLWTQRRPLATDILRKELEKRGVQATFTVDRVGLRTQQVSNLVLGDPRNPDLTARLAQIQMRIKWTGQVEFYRVVARGVRLNGRVVGNRVSWGQVDRLLPPPSGKPFTLPDISVDLADTSIAMATPMGPIGIAVEGSGNLTGGFKGRLAAASPALDAGRCTLSGMRAAFDVSVRARRPQVAGPLSASSFACPASNIAVAQPRFDIDSSFSEGFGRFDGKGRMSAAALAAGVNRLDRFNADLTFAGDPTKILGRVRLAAAGARMAQLTAARTRLDGRYFLNAARGQISLVADYGANGVDLDPSLTRNLTAALGGAGGTPLEPVAVQLRRSIDQATRAMAAKGSLRLVNVAGGGGVRIETADVTSASGARVLVGGQGDGITYYWPSNRLRVDGRVRTRGGGLPTADLALSMPRGGGAMSGTLVMQPYQAGNARLALAPVRFAALGNGGTRVDTVALVDGPLSGGSVSGLRVPVNGTFGPGSALAFGRGCVPLAFSALRLGALQLGRTSLPVCATGQAIVFRQADGDVAVRAFTRDLALNGRLGSSPFAARAARAAMVGSRGFDLDQVTARMGNFEAPILLNAASLAGTFSGSGISGRFDGADATIGRVPVKLTEADGRWLYYRNRLTVNGAATANDIGAEPPRFYPLRTNDFTFSLAGSDIRAAGSLRHPGTGALVTNVAIRHDLGRGVGGATLDVPGLAFRQNGLQPEMITRLTEGVIALVNGTVTGQGRIAWNGQGQVTSTGEFSTNGMDLAAAFGPVTGLQGTIRFTDLLGLETASGQTLRVATVNPGILVENGVLTYQLLPGQLVRIQSGRWPFMGGELILRETVLNLGRPSPKRLTFEVRGLDANMFVNSFGFNDIRAEGTFDGVLPMIFDDQGGRIVGGRLDSRDPGGRLSYDGAVNKANLGTAGNLAFNALRDLRFRSMIIRLDGDLAGEFGTRLTIDGVGLAGTNGTQRLISRFVGRLPLKFNVSIRGPFRALIGTAKSLRDPRTLIDTTLDRPLGNIPGIVTEVRRREEETDQTQTPVVEKTEPAR encoded by the coding sequence GTGCCCCGCCTACTCGGCCTCATCCTCGTTGGACTGCTCCTGCTGCTGGTGGCGGTCGCGCTCGTCCTGTGGACCCAGCGCCGCCCGCTGGCCACCGATATCCTCCGCAAGGAACTGGAGAAGCGGGGAGTCCAGGCGACCTTCACCGTGGATCGGGTCGGGCTTCGCACGCAGCAGGTGTCGAACCTCGTGCTTGGCGATCCGCGCAATCCCGATCTCACCGCCCGGCTCGCGCAGATCCAGATGCGCATCAAGTGGACCGGCCAGGTCGAATTCTACCGGGTCGTCGCGCGCGGTGTGCGGCTCAATGGCCGGGTGGTCGGCAACAGGGTGAGCTGGGGCCAGGTCGATCGCCTCCTTCCGCCGCCCTCGGGCAAGCCCTTCACCCTTCCGGACATCAGTGTCGATCTCGCCGATACCTCCATCGCCATGGCGACCCCGATGGGGCCGATCGGGATCGCGGTCGAAGGCTCGGGCAACCTCACCGGCGGCTTCAAGGGACGGCTTGCGGCAGCCAGCCCGGCGCTCGACGCGGGACGCTGCACGCTGAGCGGCATGCGTGCCGCCTTCGACGTATCGGTCCGTGCCCGCCGGCCGCAGGTCGCCGGGCCGCTCAGCGCCAGCTCCTTCGCCTGCCCCGCCAGCAACATCGCCGTCGCCCAGCCGCGCTTCGACATCGACAGCAGCTTCTCGGAGGGCTTCGGCCGCTTCGACGGCAAGGGCCGGATGAGCGCGGCGGCACTCGCGGCCGGGGTCAACCGGCTCGACCGCTTCAATGCCGACCTGACGTTCGCAGGGGATCCGACCAAGATCCTCGGGCGGGTGCGGCTGGCCGCGGCGGGAGCTCGAATGGCGCAGCTGACTGCGGCCCGGACCCGGCTCGACGGCCGCTACTTCCTCAATGCGGCGCGAGGGCAGATCAGTCTCGTCGCCGACTATGGCGCCAACGGCGTCGATCTCGACCCATCGCTCACCCGCAACCTCACCGCGGCGCTCGGCGGCGCTGGTGGAACACCGCTCGAGCCGGTCGCCGTGCAGCTTCGGCGGAGCATCGACCAGGCGACCCGGGCGATGGCCGCGAAAGGTTCGCTCCGCCTCGTCAACGTCGCCGGCGGAGGCGGCGTTCGAATCGAGACCGCCGATGTGACCAGTGCGTCGGGCGCCCGAGTGCTCGTCGGCGGGCAGGGCGACGGAATCACTTACTATTGGCCTTCCAATCGGCTGCGCGTCGACGGCCGGGTCCGCACGCGCGGCGGCGGATTGCCGACCGCGGACCTCGCCCTGTCGATGCCGCGCGGTGGCGGCGCGATGAGCGGAACGCTGGTCATGCAGCCCTACCAGGCCGGCAATGCCCGGCTGGCGCTCGCCCCGGTCCGCTTCGCCGCGCTCGGCAATGGCGGCACCCGTGTGGACACAGTCGCGCTGGTCGACGGGCCGCTATCGGGCGGCAGCGTCAGCGGGCTGCGCGTTCCGGTCAACGGCACATTCGGTCCGGGAAGCGCGCTCGCCTTCGGGCGCGGCTGCGTGCCCCTGGCCTTCTCGGCGCTGCGCCTGGGAGCGCTGCAACTCGGCCGCACCAGCCTGCCGGTCTGCGCGACGGGGCAGGCGATCGTCTTCCGCCAGGCCGACGGCGACGTCGCGGTGCGGGCCTTCACCCGCGACCTCGCGCTCAACGGTCGGCTCGGCTCCTCGCCGTTCGCGGCGCGTGCGGCGCGTGCGGCAATGGTCGGTTCGCGCGGCTTCGACCTTGACCAGGTGACGGCGCGGATGGGCAATTTTGAGGCGCCGATCCTGCTCAACGCGGCGAGCCTTGCCGGCACCTTCTCGGGAAGCGGCATCTCGGGTCGCTTCGACGGTGCCGACGCGACCATCGGCCGGGTGCCGGTCAAGCTGACCGAGGCCGACGGCCGCTGGCTCTACTATCGAAACCGACTGACAGTGAACGGTGCCGCTACCGCCAATGACATCGGCGCCGAGCCGCCGCGCTTCTATCCACTGCGGACCAATGACTTCACCTTCTCGCTGGCCGGCAGCGACATCCGCGCCGCGGGTTCGCTGCGCCATCCGGGCACCGGGGCGCTGGTCACAAACGTCGCCATCCGCCACGACCTTGGCCGGGGTGTCGGGGGCGCGACCCTCGACGTGCCGGGGCTCGCCTTCCGCCAGAACGGCCTCCAGCCCGAGATGATCACCCGCCTGACCGAGGGCGTGATCGCGCTCGTCAACGGAACGGTGACCGGGCAGGGACGGATCGCCTGGAACGGGCAGGGGCAGGTCACCTCGACGGGTGAGTTCTCGACCAACGGCATGGACCTTGCGGCCGCCTTCGGTCCGGTCACCGGGCTGCAGGGCACGATCCGCTTCACCGATCTGCTCGGGCTCGAGACCGCGTCCGGCCAGACCCTCAGGGTCGCCACGGTAAATCCCGGCATCCTGGTCGAGAACGGCGTCCTCACCTACCAGCTGCTTCCCGGCCAATTGGTCCGCATCCAGTCGGGGCGCTGGCCCTTCATGGGCGGCGAGCTGATCCTTCGCGAAACCGTCCTCAACCTTGGCCGGCCGAGCCCGAAGCGGCTGACCTTCGAGGTGCGCGGGCTCGACGCCAACATGTTCGTCAACAGCTTCGGCTTCAACGACATCCGCGCCGAGGGCACCTTCGACGGGGTGCTGCCAATGATCTTCGACGACCAGGGCGGCCGGATCGTCGGCGGTCGGCTCGACAGCCGTGATCCGGGCGGGCGGTTGTCCTATGATGGCGCGGTCAACAAGGCCAACCTCGGCACCGCCGGCAACCTCGCCTTCAACGCGCTTCGCGACCTCCGCTTCCGCTCGATGATCATTCGCCTCGACGGCGACCTCGCGGGCGAATTCGGGACCCGCCTGACCATCGACGGGGTCGGGCTCGCCGGGACCAACGGAACCCAGCGCCTGATCAGCCGCTTCGTCGGCCGGCTGCCTTTGAAATTCAACGTCTCGATCCGCGGCCCATTCCGAGCGCTGATCGGCACCGCCAAGTCGCTGCGCGATCCGCGCACGCTGATCGACACCACCCTCGATCGTCCTCTGGGCAACATCCCGGGGATCGTCACCGAAGTCCGGCGACGCGAGGAAGAAACCGACCAGACCCAGACGCCCGTCGTCGAGAAGACCGAGCCCGCGAGGTAG
- a CDS encoding YdbL family protein: protein MIRWLGLALVAVAGAAAAQSAYFGARSAGQVGERYDGYLGYSASPPGPQARQQTEAINIRRRALYTSLGQRKGVSPQEIGITAGCTLLGRVEVGESYLLGDGQWRRRGPGQPAPVPDYCTGG, encoded by the coding sequence ATGATTCGCTGGCTGGGCCTCGCGCTGGTCGCCGTCGCCGGCGCGGCGGCGGCGCAGAGCGCCTATTTCGGTGCACGATCGGCAGGGCAGGTGGGCGAGCGCTACGACGGCTATCTCGGTTATTCGGCATCGCCGCCGGGACCGCAGGCGCGCCAACAGACCGAGGCGATCAACATCCGTCGCCGGGCTCTCTACACCAGCCTTGGGCAGCGCAAGGGCGTCAGTCCGCAGGAGATTGGGATCACCGCCGGCTGTACGCTGCTCGGCCGGGTCGAGGTCGGCGAAAGCTATCTTCTGGGCGACGGGCAGTGGCGGCGGCGCGGGCCCGGGCAGCCCGCGCCCGTGCCGGACTATTGCACCGGCGGCTGA